Part of the Thermodesulfobacteriota bacterium genome, ACCGCCAACAATACTCATTTTTGGCGTACTTGGGAGTATTTTCGCAGGTCTGGCGACACCAACTGAAGCTGCTGGAATTGGAGCACTGCTATCCGTCATTTTAATTATTGCTTATGGAAGGTTTTCCTGGTCTTCATTAAAAGATTCAGTCCTTGGAACAGCAAAACTTACTTCTATGGCTATGTTTATTGTTGTCGGTGCCAATTGCTTTACAGGAGTTTTTTTAGGCGTGGGTGGCGGTGATGTTGTTCAAGAATTCATCCTTGCTCTTGGGTTAGGGAAATGGGGTGTTTTTGCTGTTATTGTGATAGTGTTGTTTGTAATGGGAATGTTTATTGACTGGATAGGAATTGTGTTAATAACTTTTCCAATTTTTATTCCGATTGTGAAGGAACTAGGGATTGATGTACTATGGTTCGTTACAATGACAGCTCTTGTTTTGCAATCTTCATTTCTGACTCCACCATTTGGATACAGTCTTTTTTTTCTAAAGGGTGTTGCTCCCAAAGAAATAACTATGAATCATATCTATGTCGGAATAATTCCTTTTTGCGCAGCCATTTTTATCGCTATACTTGTTTGTGCAATATGCCCTCAAATAGTCACATGGTTGCCTGCCGTGTTAGTAAAGTAAGTCGTGTTAAAAAGAAAGGAGATATATATGCCTGAAAAACTTGTAAAAAAATTATTTATTTTACCCGGTGGGTACCTTAACATTGACTACTCTATATTTGTAACAGGAAAAAATATGGGGAAAACAATAAAGGCGCCCGTTTACTCTGTTTTGCTCATTCATGACGATGGCCCAATTTTGATAGATGTAGGATTAAACCCTGACGGGTTGACTGATCCTAACCAAGCATGGGGACCGCGAGCCAAACTTATTAAACCGGAATTCACAAAAGAAGATACGATCCAGGAAAGATTAAGGCAACTGGACTTGAAAGTTTCGGATATAAAAATGGTTATCCTGACTCACCTTCATTGGGACCATACAGGTGGACTGCGCTTCTTTAAAAATTGTCCTATTATTGTTCAAAAAGCGGAATATCGTTTTGCCTTTAATCCCGATACATTTGTTTCAACGCAATACATGAGCAACCACTTCGATTTTCCTCTTAATTTCCAACAAGTTGAGGGCGATAAAGTTATTGCTTCCGGCATTTCTGTAATAGCAACACCTGGCCACACACCAGGGCATCAATCAATATTAGTAAGGCTTAACAGCGGACGCTCATATATCCTGCCAGGGGATGCGGTATGTATCGAAGAAAACTTAGAGCTTAAAATTCCACCCAGCAATAACGTAAATAATGAACAGGCAATGAGAAGTATTTACCGTCTCGAACATTTATCGAAAATACTTGAAAGTGAAATAATACCCTCTCACGACATCGTAAAATGGGATAGCATAAAAAAATCACCGGATTTTTACAGCTAAGGGTTCGCGCAAAAATAAGTTTACATTTTAGGCGCATGGATTTAGGTCAGATTTGTTCGAGCCGATGCTTCAAAGCCACAGGAACAGCGAGCTATTTCGAGGATTTTGGAGTTGAGGATCGGGCAAAGCTGGCCTGAATCCGGGATGCATAAAATGTGAAGTTATTTTTGCGCGAGCCCTAACCATTTGCGAAATTCCATAGACAGAAAACCAGCCAGTCCGATAACCGGTATCCCGTACCACTTAGGCTGGATACCGGAAAGCAGGTTCCAGTTCCCTTCACTGAAAACTTTTTATTTGATCCCGGCCCTCTTTATACCCTTCGGCAATGGCCTCTTTGCCCCGGTTGAATTCAAGGAACTTGAGATGACCCAGATTGGGCTGAATCAGAATGTCCTTTCCCCAAAACCTTAAAATCAAGAACGGCAATTTTAGTCTTTTGAAATCCATCCCATACTGTCGTTGATATCAAAACAGTTATGCAGGAAACTAAAATCGTAACAACACATCTTTTTATAATAAAATCCTTCCTTTTGTTTTTCAACTTTATACAGACTTAACAAGTTTTTTCAAATATAGGTTGTATTCTAATTATTAGCATGCTAACTATATTGGATAATGTCCGTTGTATAAAGATGTAAGCAAACCCTCATATAAGCTTGCAATTAAAAAACAATCTTTCCCCCTACTGTCTGAATGACATACTGGTAGGATTCAATTTTTTACTTGTTTATAAAAGGTAGACTCATGGTTTTTCAAGACTGCATATGCTTTCAATTAGGTCGCGTAACCAGGAAACTTACCCGGTATTACAGGGATAAAATCTCTGTTTTCGGGCTCACACACGGGCAATTTTTTATGCTGGTAGCTATTTTTGAAGAAAAATCGCTTTTACCGAGTCAACTGGCTGAAAAAACAGCGTTGGACAGACCTACTACCACTGGGTTATTAGACCGTCTGGAACGTGACGGCTGGATAGAACGACGACCCGATTCCAATGATCGCCGGGCCTTGCGTATTCACCTTTCTCCCAAAGCTGAAAAAAACCGCAATTCAATTCTTTCAATATTCGGCGAAATAAACAGCCAGTTTGTAAATCGTTACTCAAAGGAAGAATGGCAACAGTTTCAATCTCTTTTGCAGAAGTTGGAATGATTGAAGTTTCTCTGCGTTAATACTAATCTCCATGAAAAATAAGACACATGTACCGAAATTTTAGAGAAATCAAAAAAAGAGCCATAGAACTTGGCCCTAAAAAAGTTGCGGTGCTTTTTCCTGATGATTCAGATGTCCTGCGTTCGGTTATAGATGGCAATCGGAAAGGATTGATTCATCCAGTACTCATAGGCAACAAAAACCGTATAGAAAAAGTAGCCTCAGAAAATAAACTGTCATTAAACAATTTTGAGTTTATTGATCAGAGTGATCCGCAGGACGCTGCCAACCAGTGCATTGAACTTGTGAGAACAAACCGTGTATCATTTGTTGTAAAGGGCAAGATAATAACCAGCTTTCTATACCGTTCACTGATACGGCATACCCAGGATTTCGCACCGGATCAGGTTCCATGCACTTTGTGTTTTCATCAAGCTCCGGGCATCGAAAAAATATTTGTTGTTACTGATCCGGGTGTTAATATTTATCCCGATACCACTGTTAAACAAAAAATTCTCAACAAAGCCATTACCGTGTTTCACCATATAGGATGTAGACAACCCAGGGTTATGATCCTATCAGCAAAACACTATGGCGATATAATCTCTGCAGCACAAAAAGATGCTGATATCTTAAGCCAGCTTGTAGTAAAAAATTTAGACGGAAAATGCAGAATCTGTGAAAGCCGGAATTTTATCGAAGCTTTTGGTAATCAGATAATTGATACAGCTTCTTTCCCTGATATTTTTCTGGTCCCCAATATAGATGCCGGTAATATTCTGGTAAAGAGCATCGATCATTTAGGCGGTGGTATCCGACAGTGCGTGACAATCGGTGGCGGTATCTTTGTACTGACACCTTCCCGATCCGACGGGTATTCTGCCAGGATCACAAATCTTGCTCTTGGTGTCGTTCTCTCATCACAAAAGCTGGAAAAACAATGAATAATCCTTCTTTTAAAAATATTATCAAAGCAGCAAAAACGGGAAAAACTAGAAGTATGGTTATTACCGGGGATGGAAACAACGCTGCCGTCAACGCTGTTTTTAGAGCTCAAGATATTAAGCTTATAGAACCCGTCTTTTGCGGACAGGGATTTTCCGATCTAGATCGTAAAAATAATTTGTTATCGACTGATTCCGACACTGTAAATGCCCGTAAACATGCCCTTGGAATGGTGCGCTCCGGTGAAGCAGATATTCTTCTTGACACCGAAATGATCACTACCGAATTTTTACAGATGCTTTCAAAAGTGAATTTGATTAATGGACATACACTGAGCTATGTAAGTGTATTCGAATCGGTAAAGGAACAGCGTCTTACACTTCTGACCGACACTCTTATTAACTCCACACCTAATTTAAAGGAAAAAACAGCTATTTTGGAAAATGCTATCCCTATAGCAGATGTAATTGGAATCAAACACCCCAATATTGCCGCCCTTGCTCCTCTTGAGCTGGTCAACCCTGCCATAAAGTCAACAATGGATGCCGCAATACTTTCAAAGATGTCCCAAAGGGGACAATTCGGAAATGCTGTTATCGAGGGACCTTTGGCCATGGATAACGCCGAATCGGCTGATGCAGCGATTCAAAAAGGTATTCAAAGCACAGTGCCAGGCAATGCCGATATTTATTTTTTTCCTGATATTGAATCGGCGAATCTAACCGCTCAGTTTCTCGCATGGGTTTTTCGTGTTAAATTCGCCGGCGTGCTGGCCGGTACGAAGGTTCCGATTGTGGTTCATTCGCCCCTGGAAAATGATGATTCATGGCTACTAAGCATTGCTCTGGCGGTACTGAGCTGTTGAGGAAAAATATGTGCTGCATTCTCGTAATCAATATCGGTTCTACATCAACCAAGGTTGGCTTTTATAAGGACCGTAACTTTTTCTTCAAAGAGACCATAGATCACACGTCTGAACAAATGGCCGGTCTTAATGAATTTGAAAAATGGCTTAAGTTTCATAAGCGAGCAGTGGATGGTATTTTAGATAGTCATGGTGAGAAAATAAAACATCTGGACATTGCAGTCAGCCGCGGCGGTTTGACTCGCCCGATTAAGACGGGAGCATATCGAATAACAGAATCCATGTTAAAAGACCTGCGCTCCGGTGGTTATGGTTGGCATCCGTGCAATGTAGGCCCTGAGATCGCTTATGAAATAGCAAATCGTTTTGAAGCAAAAGCGATTATATACGATTCTCCTGTATCTGATGAGATGATGCCGATTGCCAGGTTTTCTGGCCTTAAGGATGTTAAACGACATGCCGCCTTTCATGTTCTGAGCCAGAAATCAGCTGCAAAGAAAGCAGCATCGGATCTGAAACTCTCATACAGCAAATCTTCATTTATTGTTGCGCATATGGGTGGTGGAATTACTATTTGTGCCCACAAGAACGGAAGGATAATAGACGGCACGCACGGCATAAACGAAGGCCCTTTTACTCCCCAGCGAACAGGAACGTTGCCTTTGCAGGATCTGATAACGCTATGTTTTTCAGGACAATTCACTCAAAAAGAAATAAACCGCAAACTCTTCGGGCAAGGCGGTGTCCATTCGTATTCAGGCACCCATGATATTGCCGCAGTTGAGAACCGCATCTCCAGGGGTGACACGGAAGCCGAGCTTGTGCTGAGGGCCATGGGATACCAAATCAGCAAAGAGATCTGTTCCATGGCAGCAGTACTTGTGGGGAAAGCGGATGCGGTTGTACTTACAGGTAATCTTTGTAAAGCAGATACAGTGACGAACGAGATCCGGAACCGAGTAATTTCCTTAAGTCCGGTTTTGATTTACCCGGACGAGGATGAACTAAAAAGCCTTGCAGAAGGTGGCTTGGAAGTCCTTCGCAGCTTTGAGACAATCAGGATATACATTTAATAACGGAAAAAGCGCCTCAAAACAAGGGTAGGAGGTGCTATCCCTTTCGGGAACCTCTTGAATCAAGGCGCTTTATAAAATTATGAAATATAATCGACTAAGTGATAATTATTCGTTATAGTCGTAAAGTCTCTTGCTTGTTTTTCTTCCTGAAAACCGGTTCAAGCTGGCAACTGTTAGACCATCGCTCCTATAGTGCCTGCGTCCAAAGCACTGAAATTTCAATTCGCAAATTGTGATCATCATTTCCTCAATCGAGACTTCCGAC contains:
- a CDS encoding phosphate acyltransferase, coding for MNNPSFKNIIKAAKTGKTRSMVITGDGNNAAVNAVFRAQDIKLIEPVFCGQGFSDLDRKNNLLSTDSDTVNARKHALGMVRSGEADILLDTEMITTEFLQMLSKVNLINGHTLSYVSVFESVKEQRLTLLTDTLINSTPNLKEKTAILENAIPIADVIGIKHPNIAALAPLELVNPAIKSTMDAAILSKMSQRGQFGNAVIEGPLAMDNAESADAAIQKGIQSTVPGNADIYFFPDIESANLTAQFLAWVFRVKFAGVLAGTKVPIVVHSPLENDDSWLLSIALAVLSC
- a CDS encoding MarR family transcriptional regulator, coding for MVFQDCICFQLGRVTRKLTRYYRDKISVFGLTHGQFFMLVAIFEEKSLLPSQLAEKTALDRPTTTGLLDRLERDGWIERRPDSNDRRALRIHLSPKAEKNRNSILSIFGEINSQFVNRYSKEEWQQFQSLLQKLE
- the buk gene encoding butyrate kinase yields the protein MATKHCSGGTELLRKNMCCILVINIGSTSTKVGFYKDRNFFFKETIDHTSEQMAGLNEFEKWLKFHKRAVDGILDSHGEKIKHLDIAVSRGGLTRPIKTGAYRITESMLKDLRSGGYGWHPCNVGPEIAYEIANRFEAKAIIYDSPVSDEMMPIARFSGLKDVKRHAAFHVLSQKSAAKKAASDLKLSYSKSSFIVAHMGGGITICAHKNGRIIDGTHGINEGPFTPQRTGTLPLQDLITLCFSGQFTQKEINRKLFGQGGVHSYSGTHDIAAVENRISRGDTEAELVLRAMGYQISKEICSMAAVLVGKADAVVLTGNLCKADTVTNEIRNRVISLSPVLIYPDEDELKSLAEGGLEVLRSFETIRIYI
- a CDS encoding phosphate acyltransferase produces the protein MYRNFREIKKRAIELGPKKVAVLFPDDSDVLRSVIDGNRKGLIHPVLIGNKNRIEKVASENKLSLNNFEFIDQSDPQDAANQCIELVRTNRVSFVVKGKIITSFLYRSLIRHTQDFAPDQVPCTLCFHQAPGIEKIFVVTDPGVNIYPDTTVKQKILNKAITVFHHIGCRQPRVMILSAKHYGDIISAAQKDADILSQLVVKNLDGKCRICESRNFIEAFGNQIIDTASFPDIFLVPNIDAGNILVKSIDHLGGGIRQCVTIGGGIFVLTPSRSDGYSARITNLALGVVLSSQKLEKQ
- a CDS encoding N-acyl homoserine lactonase family protein, which translates into the protein MPEKLVKKLFILPGGYLNIDYSIFVTGKNMGKTIKAPVYSVLLIHDDGPILIDVGLNPDGLTDPNQAWGPRAKLIKPEFTKEDTIQERLRQLDLKVSDIKMVILTHLHWDHTGGLRFFKNCPIIVQKAEYRFAFNPDTFVSTQYMSNHFDFPLNFQQVEGDKVIASGISVIATPGHTPGHQSILVRLNSGRSYILPGDAVCIEENLELKIPPSNNVNNEQAMRSIYRLEHLSKILESEIIPSHDIVKWDSIKKSPDFYS